A single genomic interval of Mauremys reevesii isolate NIE-2019 linkage group 24, ASM1616193v1, whole genome shotgun sequence harbors:
- the LOC120390582 gene encoding sialic acid-binding Ig-like lectin 12 yields the protein MRSLSQEPGFTLTVPQSVLVQEGLCVLVPCTFTYPASYNTDNPSAQLYGAWYKEPATVGQDPPVASSFTSVGLSQETQGRFRLAENPERGDCSLQISDARRTDAGRYFLNIEKGIFEHTYHSNSDGADPALTISVTGLTENPEIQISPARGLPGTLLAGEPVTVTCTAPGRCSGPPPRVTWTGPFSDTARNVSAPLANGTWAHSSVLSFMPSLEDDGKELVCNVTYRPPRGPSTRRTVRLHVGYSPRPGTGLNSSCQRQGPSINCSCSLRSQPPPQLQWQVDGEPLAGNGSRGGLQVSSWAQGDEAVSTLSWTGSADGGHQIFCLGSNPHGFYILLLSPPETGGLTRALIEISCKLVFVVTGFFLAYYLTLLYYRRTLCCSHESRRKDRPGDRESTVPEFGV from the exons GGTCCCTGTCCCAGGAGCCCGGATTTACCCTGACGGTGCCGCAGTCGGTGTtggtgcaggagggtctctgcgTTCTCGTCCCCTGCACCTTCACGTACCCAGCCTCGTACAACACCGACAATCCCTCGGCCCAGCTCTACGGAGCCTGGTACAAGGAGCCTGCTACTGTGGGCCAGGATCCTCCCGTGGCCAGCAGTTTCACCAGCGTGGGGCTGTCgcaggagacccagggccggtTCCGGCTGGCAGAGAATCCAGAGCGCGGCGACTGCTCCCTGCAAATCAGTGATGCCCGACGGACGGATGCCGGGAGATATTTCCTTAACATCGAGAAAGGCATATTTGAACACACTTACCACTCCAATTCCGATGGCGCTGACCCTGCGCTCACGATCTCTGTGACAG GGCTGACGGAGAATCCAGAGATCCAGATCTCGCCGGCGCGGGGGCTGCCAGGGACGCTGCTGGCCGGGGAGCCGGTGACTGTGACCTGCAcggcccctgggcgctgctccGGGCCCCCTCCCCGAGTCACCTGGACGGGGCCGTTCAGCGACACAGCCCGGAACGTCTCAGCCCCGCTGGCGAACGGCACCTGGGCCCACAGCTCCGTGCTCAGCTTCATGCCCAGCTTGGAGGACGATGGCAAAGAGCTCGTCTGCAACGTCACCTACAGGCCACCACGGGGACCTTCCACCCGCAGAACCGTCCGGCTCCACGTCGGCT acAGCCCCCGGCCGGGGACCGGGCTGAACTCGTCCTGCCAGCGCCAGGGGCCCAGCATCaactgcagctgctccctgcgctcccagcccccgccccagctccagtGGCAAGTGGacggggagcccctggctgggaatGGCTCACGAGGGGGCCTGCAGGTCAGCTCCTGGGCCCAGGGGGACGAGGCCGTCAGCACCCTGAGCTGGACGGGGAGCGCTGATGGAGGCCATCAGATCTTTTGCCTCGGTTCCAACCCCCACGGGTTCTATATTTTACTGCTGAGCCCACCGGAAACAG GTGGCCTCACTCGGGCATTGATCGAAATCAGCTGCAAACTCGTCTTCGTGGTGACTGGATTTTTCCTGGCCTATTACCTCACCCTGCTCTATTACAGACG GACACTCTGCTGCTCTCATGAAAGCAGAAGGAAGGACCGGCCAGGGGACAGGGAATCCACGGTGCCTGAGTTCGGCGTGTAG